One genomic region from Rattus norvegicus strain BN/NHsdMcwi chromosome 10, GRCr8, whole genome shotgun sequence encodes:
- the Rundc3a gene encoding RUN domain-containing protein 3A isoform X8: MEASFVQTTMALGLPSKKASSRNVIVERRNLITVCRFSVKTLLEKYTAEPIDDSSEEFVNFAAILEQILSHRFKGPVSWFSSDGQRGFWDYIRLACSKVPNNCVSSIENMENISTARAKGRAWIRVALMEKRMSEYITTALRDNRTTRRFYDSGAIMLREEATVLTGMLIGLSAIDFSFCLKGEVLDGKTPVVIDYTPYLKFTQSYDYLTDEEERHSAESSTSEDNSPEHPYLPLVTDEDSWYNKWHKMEQKFRIVYAQKGYLEELVRLRESQLKDLEAENRRLQLQLEEAAAQNQREKRELEGVILELQEQLTGLIPGDHAPLAQGSKELTTALVNQWPSLSTLSRPEGASNSKLFRRHSFMSTEPLSAEASLSSDSQRLGEGKRDEEPWGPIGSSEPN; the protein is encoded by the exons ATGGAAGCGAGCTTTGTCCAGACCACCATGGCTCTGGGGCTGCCCTCCAAGAAAGCATCTTCCCGCAACGTGATCGTGGAGCGCAGGAACCTGATCACCGTGTGCAG GTTCTCTGTGAAAACCTTGCTAGAGAAGTACACAGCAGAACCCATCGATGATTCATCCGAGGAGTTTGTTAACTTCGCAGCCATTTTAGAGCAGATCCTCAGCCACCGATTTAAAG GTCCAGTGAGCTGGTTCAGCTCAGATGGGCAACGGGGCTTCTGGGACTATATCCGGCTGGCCTGCAGCAAAGTGCCCAACAACTGCGTAAGCAGCATCGAGAACATGGAGAACATCAGCACAGCTCGAGCCAAG GGCCGGGCGTGGATCCGGGTGGCTCTGATGGAGAAGCGTATGTCAGAATACATCACTACAGCTCTTCGGGACAACCGAACTACCAG ACGGTTCTATGACTCCGGAGCCATCATGCTGCGAGAGGAAGCCACTGTCCTCACAGGGATGCTGATCGGACTCAGCGCTATCGACTTCAG CTTCTGTCTAAAGGGCGAAGTTCTGGACGGGAAGACGCCGGTGGTCATCGATTACACACCCTACCTAAAATTCACCCAAAG CTACGACTACCTGACGGATGAGGAGGAGAGGCACAGTGCAGAGAGCAGCACCAGCGAGGACAACTCACCAGAACACCCCTACCTGCCCCTCGTCACCGATGAAGACAGTTGGTACAACAAATGGCACAAGATGGAACAGAAGTTTCGCATTGTCTACGCTCAGAAG GGATACCTGGAGGAGCTGGTGCGTCTGCGGGAGTCGCAGCTGAAGGACCTGGAGGCGGAGAACCGGCGGCTGCAGCTGCAGCTGGAGGAGGCAGCGGCACAAAATCAGCGTGAGAAGCGGGAGCTGGAAGGAGTGATCCTGGAGCTGCAGGAGCAGCT gaCAGGTCTGATCCCCGGTGACCATGCCCCCCTGGCCCAGGGTTCCAAGGAGCTCACCACAGCCCTGGTCAACCAGTGGCCCTCCCTGAGCACACTCAGTAGACCGGAGGGTGCCAGCAACTCCAAGCTATTTCGGAG ACACAGCTTCATGAGTACGGAGCCCCTGTctgcagaggccagcctgagctcagACTCCCAGCGCCTGGGTGAGGGCAAGAGGGACGAGGAACCCTGGGGCCCCATCG GAAGCTCAGAACCAAATTAG
- the Rundc3a gene encoding RUN domain-containing protein 3A isoform X9, protein MEASFVQTTMALGLPSKKASSRNVIVERRNLITVCRFSVKTLLEKYTAEPIDDSSEEFVNFAAILEQILSHRFKAGPVSWFSSDGQRGFWDYIRLACSKVPNNCVSSIENMENISTARAKGRAWIRVALMEKRMSEYITTALRDNRTTRRFYDSGAIMLREEATVLTGMLIGLSAIDFSFCLKGEVLDGKTPVVIDYTPYLKFTQSYDYLTDEEERHSAESSTSEDNSPEHPYLPLVTDEDSWYNKWHKMEQKFRIVYAQKGYLEELVRLRESQLKDLEAENRRLQLQLEEAAAQNQREKRELEGVILELQEQLPDPPPPPRTGLIPGDHAPLAQGSKELTTALVNQWPSLSTLSRPEGASNSKLFRRHSFMSTEPLSAEASLSSDSQRLGEGKRDEEPWGPIGSSEPN, encoded by the exons ATGGAAGCGAGCTTTGTCCAGACCACCATGGCTCTGGGGCTGCCCTCCAAGAAAGCATCTTCCCGCAACGTGATCGTGGAGCGCAGGAACCTGATCACCGTGTGCAG GTTCTCTGTGAAAACCTTGCTAGAGAAGTACACAGCAGAACCCATCGATGATTCATCCGAGGAGTTTGTTAACTTCGCAGCCATTTTAGAGCAGATCCTCAGCCACCGATTTAAAG CAGGTCCAGTGAGCTGGTTCAGCTCAGATGGGCAACGGGGCTTCTGGGACTATATCCGGCTGGCCTGCAGCAAAGTGCCCAACAACTGCGTAAGCAGCATCGAGAACATGGAGAACATCAGCACAGCTCGAGCCAAG GGCCGGGCGTGGATCCGGGTGGCTCTGATGGAGAAGCGTATGTCAGAATACATCACTACAGCTCTTCGGGACAACCGAACTACCAG ACGGTTCTATGACTCCGGAGCCATCATGCTGCGAGAGGAAGCCACTGTCCTCACAGGGATGCTGATCGGACTCAGCGCTATCGACTTCAG CTTCTGTCTAAAGGGCGAAGTTCTGGACGGGAAGACGCCGGTGGTCATCGATTACACACCCTACCTAAAATTCACCCAAAG CTACGACTACCTGACGGATGAGGAGGAGAGGCACAGTGCAGAGAGCAGCACCAGCGAGGACAACTCACCAGAACACCCCTACCTGCCCCTCGTCACCGATGAAGACAGTTGGTACAACAAATGGCACAAGATGGAACAGAAGTTTCGCATTGTCTACGCTCAGAAG GGATACCTGGAGGAGCTGGTGCGTCTGCGGGAGTCGCAGCTGAAGGACCTGGAGGCGGAGAACCGGCGGCTGCAGCTGCAGCTGGAGGAGGCAGCGGCACAAAATCAGCGTGAGAAGCGGGAGCTGGAAGGAGTGATCCTGGAGCTGCAGGAGCAGCT GCctgatccccctccccctcccaggaCAGGTCTGATCCCCGGTGACCATGCCCCCCTGGCCCAGGGTTCCAAGGAGCTCACCACAGCCCTGGTCAACCAGTGGCCCTCCCTGAGCACACTCAGTAGACCGGAGGGTGCCAGCAACTCCAAGCTATTTCGGAG ACACAGCTTCATGAGTACGGAGCCCCTGTctgcagaggccagcctgagctcagACTCCCAGCGCCTGGGTGAGGGCAAGAGGGACGAGGAACCCTGGGGCCCCATCG GAAGCTCAGAACCAAATTAG
- the Rundc3a gene encoding RUN domain-containing protein 3A isoform X6, producing the protein MEASFVQTTMALGLPSKKASSRNVIVERRNLITVCRFSVKTLLEKYTAEPIDDSSEEFVNFAAILEQILSHRFKACAPAGPVSWFSSDGQRGFWDYIRLACSKVPNNCVSSIENMENISTARAKGRAWIRVALMEKRMSEYITTALRDNRTTRRFYDSGAIMLREEATVLTGMLIGLSAIDFSFCLKGEVLDGKTPVVIDYTPYLKFTQSYDYLTDEEERHSAESSTSEDNSPEHPYLPLVTDEDSWYNKWHKMEQKFRIVYAQKGYLEELVRLRESQLKDLEAENRRLQLQLEEAAAQNQREKRELEGVILELQEQLPDPPPPPRTGLIPGDHAPLAQGSKELTTALVNQWPSLSTLSRPEGASNSKLFRRHSFMSTEPLSAEASLSSDSQRLGEGKRDEEPWGPIGSSEPN; encoded by the exons ATGGAAGCGAGCTTTGTCCAGACCACCATGGCTCTGGGGCTGCCCTCCAAGAAAGCATCTTCCCGCAACGTGATCGTGGAGCGCAGGAACCTGATCACCGTGTGCAG GTTCTCTGTGAAAACCTTGCTAGAGAAGTACACAGCAGAACCCATCGATGATTCATCCGAGGAGTTTGTTAACTTCGCAGCCATTTTAGAGCAGATCCTCAGCCACCGATTTAAAG CTTGTGCCCCAGCAGGTCCAGTGAGCTGGTTCAGCTCAGATGGGCAACGGGGCTTCTGGGACTATATCCGGCTGGCCTGCAGCAAAGTGCCCAACAACTGCGTAAGCAGCATCGAGAACATGGAGAACATCAGCACAGCTCGAGCCAAG GGCCGGGCGTGGATCCGGGTGGCTCTGATGGAGAAGCGTATGTCAGAATACATCACTACAGCTCTTCGGGACAACCGAACTACCAG ACGGTTCTATGACTCCGGAGCCATCATGCTGCGAGAGGAAGCCACTGTCCTCACAGGGATGCTGATCGGACTCAGCGCTATCGACTTCAG CTTCTGTCTAAAGGGCGAAGTTCTGGACGGGAAGACGCCGGTGGTCATCGATTACACACCCTACCTAAAATTCACCCAAAG CTACGACTACCTGACGGATGAGGAGGAGAGGCACAGTGCAGAGAGCAGCACCAGCGAGGACAACTCACCAGAACACCCCTACCTGCCCCTCGTCACCGATGAAGACAGTTGGTACAACAAATGGCACAAGATGGAACAGAAGTTTCGCATTGTCTACGCTCAGAAG GGATACCTGGAGGAGCTGGTGCGTCTGCGGGAGTCGCAGCTGAAGGACCTGGAGGCGGAGAACCGGCGGCTGCAGCTGCAGCTGGAGGAGGCAGCGGCACAAAATCAGCGTGAGAAGCGGGAGCTGGAAGGAGTGATCCTGGAGCTGCAGGAGCAGCT GCctgatccccctccccctcccaggaCAGGTCTGATCCCCGGTGACCATGCCCCCCTGGCCCAGGGTTCCAAGGAGCTCACCACAGCCCTGGTCAACCAGTGGCCCTCCCTGAGCACACTCAGTAGACCGGAGGGTGCCAGCAACTCCAAGCTATTTCGGAG ACACAGCTTCATGAGTACGGAGCCCCTGTctgcagaggccagcctgagctcagACTCCCAGCGCCTGGGTGAGGGCAAGAGGGACGAGGAACCCTGGGGCCCCATCG GAAGCTCAGAACCAAATTAG
- the Rundc3a gene encoding RUN domain-containing protein 3A isoform X10: MEASFVQTTMALGLPSKKASSRNVIVERRNLITVCRFSVKTLLEKYTAEPIDDSSEEFVNFAAILEQILSHRFKACAPAGPVSWFSSDGQRGFWDYIRLACSKVPNNCVSSIENMENISTARAKGRAWIRVALMEKRMSEYITTALRDNRTTRRFYDSGAIMLREEATVLTGMLIGLSAIDFSFCLKGEVLDGKTPVVIDYTPYLKFTQSYDYLTDEEERHSAESSTSEDNSPEHPYLPLVTDEDSWYNKWHKMEQKFRIVYAQKGYLEELVRLRESQLKDLEAENRRLQLQLEEAAAQNQREKRELEGVILELQEQLPDPPPPPRTGLIPGDHAPLAQGSKELTTALVNQWPSLSTLSRPEGASNSKLFRRHSFMSTEPLSAEASLSSDSQRLGSSEPN, translated from the exons ATGGAAGCGAGCTTTGTCCAGACCACCATGGCTCTGGGGCTGCCCTCCAAGAAAGCATCTTCCCGCAACGTGATCGTGGAGCGCAGGAACCTGATCACCGTGTGCAG GTTCTCTGTGAAAACCTTGCTAGAGAAGTACACAGCAGAACCCATCGATGATTCATCCGAGGAGTTTGTTAACTTCGCAGCCATTTTAGAGCAGATCCTCAGCCACCGATTTAAAG CTTGTGCCCCAGCAGGTCCAGTGAGCTGGTTCAGCTCAGATGGGCAACGGGGCTTCTGGGACTATATCCGGCTGGCCTGCAGCAAAGTGCCCAACAACTGCGTAAGCAGCATCGAGAACATGGAGAACATCAGCACAGCTCGAGCCAAG GGCCGGGCGTGGATCCGGGTGGCTCTGATGGAGAAGCGTATGTCAGAATACATCACTACAGCTCTTCGGGACAACCGAACTACCAG ACGGTTCTATGACTCCGGAGCCATCATGCTGCGAGAGGAAGCCACTGTCCTCACAGGGATGCTGATCGGACTCAGCGCTATCGACTTCAG CTTCTGTCTAAAGGGCGAAGTTCTGGACGGGAAGACGCCGGTGGTCATCGATTACACACCCTACCTAAAATTCACCCAAAG CTACGACTACCTGACGGATGAGGAGGAGAGGCACAGTGCAGAGAGCAGCACCAGCGAGGACAACTCACCAGAACACCCCTACCTGCCCCTCGTCACCGATGAAGACAGTTGGTACAACAAATGGCACAAGATGGAACAGAAGTTTCGCATTGTCTACGCTCAGAAG GGATACCTGGAGGAGCTGGTGCGTCTGCGGGAGTCGCAGCTGAAGGACCTGGAGGCGGAGAACCGGCGGCTGCAGCTGCAGCTGGAGGAGGCAGCGGCACAAAATCAGCGTGAGAAGCGGGAGCTGGAAGGAGTGATCCTGGAGCTGCAGGAGCAGCT GCctgatccccctccccctcccaggaCAGGTCTGATCCCCGGTGACCATGCCCCCCTGGCCCAGGGTTCCAAGGAGCTCACCACAGCCCTGGTCAACCAGTGGCCCTCCCTGAGCACACTCAGTAGACCGGAGGGTGCCAGCAACTCCAAGCTATTTCGGAG ACACAGCTTCATGAGTACGGAGCCCCTGTctgcagaggccagcctgagctcagACTCCCAGCGCCTGG GAAGCTCAGAACCAAATTAG
- the Rundc3a gene encoding RUN domain-containing protein 3A isoform X7, whose translation MEASFVQTTMALGLPSKKASSRNVIVERRNLITVCRFSVKTLLEKYTAEPIDDSSEEFVNFAAILEQILSHRFKAGPVSWFSSDGQRGFWDYIRLACSKVPNNCVSSIENMENISTARAKGRAWIRVALMEKRMSEYITTALRDNRTTRRFYDSGAIMLREEATVLTGMLIGLSAIDFSFCLKGEVLDGKTPVVIDYTPYLKFTQSYDYLTDEEERHSAESSTSEDNSPEHPYLPLVTDEDSWYNKWHKMEQKFRIVYAQKGYLEELVRLRESQLKDLEAENRRLQLQLEEAAAQNQREKRELEGVILELQEQLTGLIPGDHAPLAQGSKELTTALVNQWPSLSTLSRPEGASNSKLFRRHSFMSTEPLSAEASLSSDSQRLGEGKRDEEPWGPIGSSEPN comes from the exons ATGGAAGCGAGCTTTGTCCAGACCACCATGGCTCTGGGGCTGCCCTCCAAGAAAGCATCTTCCCGCAACGTGATCGTGGAGCGCAGGAACCTGATCACCGTGTGCAG GTTCTCTGTGAAAACCTTGCTAGAGAAGTACACAGCAGAACCCATCGATGATTCATCCGAGGAGTTTGTTAACTTCGCAGCCATTTTAGAGCAGATCCTCAGCCACCGATTTAAAG CAGGTCCAGTGAGCTGGTTCAGCTCAGATGGGCAACGGGGCTTCTGGGACTATATCCGGCTGGCCTGCAGCAAAGTGCCCAACAACTGCGTAAGCAGCATCGAGAACATGGAGAACATCAGCACAGCTCGAGCCAAG GGCCGGGCGTGGATCCGGGTGGCTCTGATGGAGAAGCGTATGTCAGAATACATCACTACAGCTCTTCGGGACAACCGAACTACCAG ACGGTTCTATGACTCCGGAGCCATCATGCTGCGAGAGGAAGCCACTGTCCTCACAGGGATGCTGATCGGACTCAGCGCTATCGACTTCAG CTTCTGTCTAAAGGGCGAAGTTCTGGACGGGAAGACGCCGGTGGTCATCGATTACACACCCTACCTAAAATTCACCCAAAG CTACGACTACCTGACGGATGAGGAGGAGAGGCACAGTGCAGAGAGCAGCACCAGCGAGGACAACTCACCAGAACACCCCTACCTGCCCCTCGTCACCGATGAAGACAGTTGGTACAACAAATGGCACAAGATGGAACAGAAGTTTCGCATTGTCTACGCTCAGAAG GGATACCTGGAGGAGCTGGTGCGTCTGCGGGAGTCGCAGCTGAAGGACCTGGAGGCGGAGAACCGGCGGCTGCAGCTGCAGCTGGAGGAGGCAGCGGCACAAAATCAGCGTGAGAAGCGGGAGCTGGAAGGAGTGATCCTGGAGCTGCAGGAGCAGCT gaCAGGTCTGATCCCCGGTGACCATGCCCCCCTGGCCCAGGGTTCCAAGGAGCTCACCACAGCCCTGGTCAACCAGTGGCCCTCCCTGAGCACACTCAGTAGACCGGAGGGTGCCAGCAACTCCAAGCTATTTCGGAG ACACAGCTTCATGAGTACGGAGCCCCTGTctgcagaggccagcctgagctcagACTCCCAGCGCCTGGGTGAGGGCAAGAGGGACGAGGAACCCTGGGGCCCCATCG GAAGCTCAGAACCAAATTAG
- the Rundc3a gene encoding RUN domain-containing protein 3A isoform X12 has product MEASFVQTTMALGLPSKKASSRNVIVERRNLITVCRFSVKTLLEKYTAEPIDDSSEEFVNFAAILEQILSHRFKACAPAGPVSWFSSDGQRGFWDYIRLACSKVPNNCVSSIENMENISTARAKGRAWIRVALMEKRMSEYITTALRDNRTTRRFYDSGAIMLREEATVLTGMLIGLSAIDFSFCLKGEVLDGKTPVVIDYTPYLKFTQSYDYLTDEEERHSAESSTSEDNSPEHPYLPLVTDEDSWYNKWHKMEQKFRIVYAQKGYLEELVRLRESQLKDLEAENRRLQLQLEEAAAQNQREKRELEGVILELQEQLTGLIPGDHAPLAQGSKELTTALVNQWPSLSTLSRPEGASNSKLFRRHSFMSTEPLSAEASLSSDSQRLGSSEPN; this is encoded by the exons ATGGAAGCGAGCTTTGTCCAGACCACCATGGCTCTGGGGCTGCCCTCCAAGAAAGCATCTTCCCGCAACGTGATCGTGGAGCGCAGGAACCTGATCACCGTGTGCAG GTTCTCTGTGAAAACCTTGCTAGAGAAGTACACAGCAGAACCCATCGATGATTCATCCGAGGAGTTTGTTAACTTCGCAGCCATTTTAGAGCAGATCCTCAGCCACCGATTTAAAG CTTGTGCCCCAGCAGGTCCAGTGAGCTGGTTCAGCTCAGATGGGCAACGGGGCTTCTGGGACTATATCCGGCTGGCCTGCAGCAAAGTGCCCAACAACTGCGTAAGCAGCATCGAGAACATGGAGAACATCAGCACAGCTCGAGCCAAG GGCCGGGCGTGGATCCGGGTGGCTCTGATGGAGAAGCGTATGTCAGAATACATCACTACAGCTCTTCGGGACAACCGAACTACCAG ACGGTTCTATGACTCCGGAGCCATCATGCTGCGAGAGGAAGCCACTGTCCTCACAGGGATGCTGATCGGACTCAGCGCTATCGACTTCAG CTTCTGTCTAAAGGGCGAAGTTCTGGACGGGAAGACGCCGGTGGTCATCGATTACACACCCTACCTAAAATTCACCCAAAG CTACGACTACCTGACGGATGAGGAGGAGAGGCACAGTGCAGAGAGCAGCACCAGCGAGGACAACTCACCAGAACACCCCTACCTGCCCCTCGTCACCGATGAAGACAGTTGGTACAACAAATGGCACAAGATGGAACAGAAGTTTCGCATTGTCTACGCTCAGAAG GGATACCTGGAGGAGCTGGTGCGTCTGCGGGAGTCGCAGCTGAAGGACCTGGAGGCGGAGAACCGGCGGCTGCAGCTGCAGCTGGAGGAGGCAGCGGCACAAAATCAGCGTGAGAAGCGGGAGCTGGAAGGAGTGATCCTGGAGCTGCAGGAGCAGCT gaCAGGTCTGATCCCCGGTGACCATGCCCCCCTGGCCCAGGGTTCCAAGGAGCTCACCACAGCCCTGGTCAACCAGTGGCCCTCCCTGAGCACACTCAGTAGACCGGAGGGTGCCAGCAACTCCAAGCTATTTCGGAG ACACAGCTTCATGAGTACGGAGCCCCTGTctgcagaggccagcctgagctcagACTCCCAGCGCCTGG GAAGCTCAGAACCAAATTAG